Proteins from one Cicer arietinum cultivar CDC Frontier isolate Library 1 chromosome 3, Cicar.CDCFrontier_v2.0, whole genome shotgun sequence genomic window:
- the LOC101509800 gene encoding large ribosomal subunit protein uL23y, whose protein sequence is MAPTKGDITKKSDPKAQALKAAKAVKSGGQVIKKKAKKIRTSVTFHRPKTLTKERNPKYPRISATPRNKLDHYQILKFPLTTESAMKKIEDNNTLVFIVDLRADKKKIKDAVKKMYDIQAKKVNTLIRPDGTKKAYVRLTPDYDALDVANKIGII, encoded by the exons ATGGCTCCTACAAAGG GGGACATTACCAAAAAGAGTGATCCTAAAGCTCAGGCCTTGAAGGCGGCCAAGGCTGTGAAATCAGGTGGCCAAGTGATTAAGAAGAAAGCCAAGAAGATCAGAACATCTGTCACATTTCACAGGCCAAAGACATTGACAAAGGAAAGGAACCCTAAGTATCCTCGCATTAGTGCGACACCAAGAAACAAGTTGGACCATTACCAAATTCTTAAATTTCCTCTAACTACTGAGTCTGCGATGAAGAAAATCGAAGATAACAATACCTTAGTTTTTATTGTTGACCTACGTGCtgacaaaaagaaaattaaagatGCTGTGAAGAAAATGTATGACATTCAGGCAAAGAAAGTAAACACTTTGATCAG GCCTGATGGTACCAAGAAAGCCTATGTTAGGTTGACTCCAGATTATGATGCATTGGATGTTGCCAACAAAATTGGTATCATCTAA
- the LOC101510219 gene encoding psbP-like protein 1, chloroplastic — protein MASLQNSPTLHQTLFHNSXXQKHGCNFRSSRRDGISFIVKASQELSPSSTLDISGRRHVIAIGATAPLVFLFNQQSISFAAENKKGFQSVLDRKDGYSFDYPFGWQEVVIEGQDKVFKDVIEPLENVSVTMIPTGKQDIKEFGSPEQVAETLIKKVLAPPNQKTKIIKATEHDIDGKVYYRFEFVAKAPNYTRHALSAVCIGNGRFYTLTTGANERRWGKMKDRLQTIVDSFKLFNV, from the exons ATGGCGTCTTTACAGAATTCACCTACACTTCACCAAACCCTCTTTCACAACTCTTTNN TGCAGAAACATGGTTGTAATTTTCGTTCATCTAGAAGGGATGGTATTTCTTTCATTGTTAAAGCTTCTCAAGAATTGTCACCTTCTTCAACTCTAG ATATATCAGGAAGGCGCCACGTGATTGCCATTGGTGCTACCGCCCCATTAGTTTTTCTGTTCAACCAACAATCAATTTCTT TTGCTgcagaaaataaaaaaggatttCAGTCAGTTTTGGATAGGAAAGATGGATATTCATTTGACTATCCTTTCGGGTGGCAG GAAGTAGTGATTGAAGGTCAAGATAAGGTGTTCAAAGATGTTATTGAACCACTCGAAAACGTTAGTGTAACTATGATCCCAACTGGAAAACAGGATATTAAAGAATTTGGGTCCCCCGAACAG GTTGCTGAAACTCTAATAAAAAAGGTTTTGGCACCTCCAAATCAGAAAACAAAGATAATTAAGGCAACAGAG CACGATATTGACGGAAAAGTGTATTATCGATTCGAGTTTGTTGCTAAGGCCCCAAACTATACTCGCCACGCTCTCAGCGCAGTATGCATTGGCAATG GTAGGTTTTATACGTTGACGACAGGAGCAAATGAGAGAAGATGGGGGAAGATGAAAGACAGATTGCAGACCATTGTAGATTCCTTCAAACTTTTCAATGTTTGA